From the genome of Streptomyces ficellus:
TGCCACAGTGCCACCAGAACCAGGACGCCCGAGGCGGTCCAGGCCAGCGCGCCGAGGGCCCTGGGACGCAGCGGCCTCCACCGGTCGCTGACGAGAAGCAGCGGAAACAGAGCGGCCGCTCAGTGAGGACGGAGAGGCCGACCACATATGCGACGCCCCAGCCCGGGATGTCGAAAACATCGCGCAGCACTTGGTCGCTGTAGCCCACATAGACACCGGATGCCATGGCGACGCGCCACAGGCCGGACGGGACGGCGCACAGCGCGATGGCGTGGGCGGCGCGGCGAGCCCAGACAGGCGCAGGTGCGGAGGTAGGGCGAGGGGCGGTCGCTGTCGTCATGACGTACATGCTGGCCCTGGACATGGCGGCCACGCTTCGTCCGCTACGGCGGACCGTATCCGCCCTGCGGATGAGGGAGCACCCGATGCAGGAGGACCCGAGGAGGAGGACTCATTCACCGCTACCAGCGCGACGACGCGGCGCCGACTCCGGGGCGTGCGGGCAGGGGCTGGCGGAGGGGGCGTCGTCGGCGTCATGAACCCGTCCCAACAGGCTGCTCGCGCCGGGTGGCACCGCTCGGGTACTCAGAGGGCGGTGAGTACCGAGCAGCCGGCCACCGGACCGGCCGACCGGCGACACTGGGTGGCACCGAGCCTGGCAACAAGCACTCGCGGCCATGCTCAGCTGTCTGACGTGGCCCGCGCCCTGCCGGGGTTGCGCATGAAGGTCTCCAGCCGTGCGGCGAAACCCGGCGCTGCGGCGACGAAGTGGCCCGCACCGGGGTGCACGCTGCGCTCGCCCCGGAGGGCAGTGGCGAGAGCGTCGCAGATCCGCTCCATCGCGGCCGCGTGGCCTCCGGATGCGACCAGTACGGGGACGCCGGCGGCACGGATCGAGTCGAGCCGTGGTCGCGCCTCGCTGGGCAGCCGACCGCCGTGCGCACGCCGGACACCGGCTGCCACGTCCTCGGGGAGTGGCCCGCCCCCGACCGGCGCACCGGCGAGACGGAGGAACTTCCGCAGCTCGACCGGGTCCGTGTCCATACCGTGGGTGAGGACCGCGTCGCCGGTGCGCTCGAGCCACGCCACTTCGGGGTCGTCGGGGACAAGGTGGGTGAGCGGCGGCTCAATCAGGGTGAGCGAGCGCACGCTGCCACTCGGAGCGGCAGCGGCCGCGATCAACGCCCCGAGGACGCCGTACGAGTGGGCTACGACGTGCGGACGACCGACGAGCAGCGGTGCCAGGTCCAGGGCGTCCACCTCGAAGTCCTGCCCGTGGCGCGGTGGCGAGCTCGGCGGATAGCCACGCCGGTGGACATACGCGAGCGTCCACCGATCGGCCAGCGGAGCCAGAGCGCCCCACGTCGTCCGCGGTCCGGCCCCGCCATGTACCAGCAGGACTTCAGGCCCTCGACCATCGCGTACCACCACGATCTCGCCCACGAGGCGAGCATAGCCACGGGCGCCGCAGGGCGGGACCGCCGCCCCGGCCCTCCTTCTGCGACCCGCTGCCCGGCACGGGGATCCCACCAGGAGGCCGGGTCATGGACACACGCGATGCCGTCGGTCATGCCCGTCAGCCATCGGCCCCACCGGGACCCGGCCCATACATTGTTGGTCGACCCTGACGTCTCCTGCGGGCCGCGTGTGGCGAACAACTCGTTGCTCTGGCCGACGTCTCCCGTGATACCTTCGGCGCCGCCGTGCATCGCTGACGACTCAGGGAGGTGAGACCGATCAACACCGTGACAGATCGGGCCTCCCTCCCCGCATGGCCTGGGGAGTGCCCGTAAGGCACCCCGAAAGGCTTGAAACGCTATGCACTTCATCTCCGAGACGTCCTCCGACGGCGTCTGCGAACAGCTCTTTGTCCTCAACGAGATTCCCGGCGTTCTGTGGACACCGGAAGGCGCTGCCGGAACTCGTCCCCTCATCCTCCTGGGACACGGCGGTGGTCAGCACAAGAAGGCGCCCGACATCTTGGGCCTTGCCCGCCGCTTCGTGACCGAGTGCGCCTTTGCCGTGGTGGCGGTCGATGTGCCGAACCATGGTGACCGGCCCGTGGACGAGAAGTACAACCGCATCGCGGTCGAGAACCAGGCCCGCATCGAGGCCGGTGAAGAGCCGGCACCCCTCATCGCCGCTTTCCAGGCCCTGGTGGCCCAACAGACCGTTCCGGAATGGCGGACGGTTCTGGATGCGGTCCAGCAACTCGATCACGTCGGTGCCGGCCCGGTGGGCTACTGGGGAGTCTCGCTGGGATGCGGACTCGGGGTTCCCTTCGTCGCCGCCGAACCCCGGGTCCGAGCGGCCGTGTTGGGCCTGGGCGGCAGCCTGGCCTCGGGCGCGGACGCCGCGCGGATCACGGTCCCGGTGGAGTTCCTGGTGCAGTGGGACGACGAGCGCGTGCCGCGAGACCAGAGCCTGGCACTGTTCGACGCCTTCGCCTCGGCCGACAAGACGCTTCACGCGAACCCCGGCAAACACGGGGACATGCCGGGATTCGAGCTGGACAGCTCGGTGACGTTCTTCTCCCGGCACCTCGCCTGACAGCTGCCGCCCGCAGCGGCCGACGCGCCGATCGGATTCAGGTCCGATCGGCGCGTCCGGCGACCCCGCTCGGGCCGGAACGCAGTCTCCCGCCGGCCGGGTGATGGCCGCTGACGTCGATTCCACCGTTCGCCGCGCGCCTCCGCAGTGCGACCTCGTGCCGCTGACCGAAACGGCTCCTCACTCTCCCCTGCCGGCCGGATGGAGCTGGAAGTCGACGACGACACAGCCAACCTGTCCGTCATCCGTGCGGCCGATCCAGACGGGGTAGGTCCCGTCGCCCTGGCCGGCACGGAAGGCGATGAGGTTCGGCTCGTGCTCCGTGCTGGGCAGTTCGACGGTGAAACGGCCGTCGAGGGGTGTGAACAGGTCCTCGTCCAGCTGGTCTTCGATCACCGTCCGCCGAGTCACGTCCACGAATGCCGCTGTGCCGGTATCCACGCCAACCCCGTAGAACTGGCCCTCGCCGAGCAGCCCCAGATCTCCGGTACGGGGCAGAGGAAGTCCTCGACGGGCGCCGCGAACCGCCGCACGGGGTCGCTCGACGGACCGGACGTTCGATCGTGCGGTCGCTCCTCTGTCGACGCTTCCCTCGGCCCGGCGAACTCGGTCGTCACCTCGACCTGGCCGTCGGCCGAAACGGTCGTCGTCTCCTGGACGTGCCACTTCCCGGACGCGTATCCCTGCTCGTTCGAGAACTGCCATCGCGTGTCCCAGCGAACCAGCAACGCCCCCGTGTGGTGCGGTGTCAGGTCGATCATCTGCATGCGCCAGGACCGGTCGTCGAACAGATAGGTGCCCCAAATGTCGCGCGGCCAGCGCTCGACCAGTGCCAGCGGTCGCTCCCGCGCGGACAGCAGAACCGAGTAATCCGTCCCGGCAGCATGTCTGCGTGCCGCGAGCGCCCGCGACATCGGGTCCGGACGGGTCATTCCCTGACTCCCCCCGTGGCACCAGCCGCCACTCCAAGCCGTGGCGTTCGACGGGCGTCGATCAGAGCCGGTACGCCTCACCCTCGGTGTCGGTGTCGGTGTCGGTGTCGGTGTCGGTGTCGGTGTCGCGTGAGACCTACCTACCCCGGCCGACAGGCACTACCCCGAGGCCAGGACGACGACCGGGAGCTGGTACGCGCCTGACGTAACGCCTCCGGCACCACCGTCCGGCGAGGGCCCCGCGGGGGCGTCGCGGCGGGCTCAGCCGCCCTGGAGCCGCAGCCGGAAAGCGGGGCAGACGTCCGGGTCGTCCTCCGCGTACAGATAGGTGCGTCCGTCACCTTCGGCGATCGACAAGGAGTCGAGGGTGTCCCCGTCCAGGAAACGCTCCGGTGCGCTGAAGGAGAGGGACAGGTGCGCGTACTCGGTGGCCGAGGTGCCGCCCTGCACCACGGACCAGGTGCCGGACCCGTCGAAGGCCGCGCCGAGTTCGCTCCGGTACCAGTCACCGGCCGGCCAGTCGTGCACGGTGACCGTGCCGCTGCCCGGCTCGCTCTCCGACGCCTCCAGGGTGAGCGTCACGCCCTCAGCGTCGCCCTCGCCCCGGTAGGTGCCGGCGAGCTCCCCGGACGTCGCACCGACCGCCTGCTTCCCCATGCAGCCCTCCACAGCGGTGGACGCGGACGAACAGGCCGGCAGGCAGGACAGCAGAGCCAGCACGACGGCGGTCACCGTGAGACGCGCTCGGGACATCGGCCTACTTCTCCTTCGCAGAACGCGCTCGGTCCAGACGATGTTCTGGTCCACGGACGAGAAGGCACCCTCCTCGCGGTTGACCTTCGCTCATGTGTGATCCCCCGGTCGGTGTCGCCCCTCAGGTAAACACGGCGAGGCCCGGGTGATCACATCGGGACGGAGACCTGACAGCGCTGGACGAGACATGTCGTGCGGACGCTTCTGGCGCGGTGGCGGCCGGGACGAACACCTTCGGCACCGTCCGCCTCGACTACCGGTGCCGAACCGACGTGATCCGGTCACCTTGGATGGACGTTCGATGAACCGGACGCGGCCGACAGCAGGTCAGGAGGCCGTGCACGCCGACCACTTCGCCGTGTCACGCTCCGTCAAAGGGTGGTCGCGCCATGCACCCACCCCTTCTGAACTGCCAGAACGACCATTCGGTCGCGAGCAATCGAACAGGTTGTCTGTAAATCGGTCATCGATGTGCGACCCACCTTCGCATTCACCAGAATCAGCGGCGTCTGCACAACGAAGCGCAGACAGCTACGACATTCAACCTTTGAATCGAAAGAGAGTCCCGTCGTGCGTCGCCACATCGCCGCTGTCTCCGCCACCGCCCTCCTGAGCCTGGCCTGCGCCACCGGCGTCGCGGAAGCCCAGCCCTCAAGCCTCTACGCCCCGTCCGCGCTGGTCCTGACCGTCGCTCAGGGCGAAGACGCCGCCACGGTCGTACGGGCATCCACCCTCAGCTGTGCGCCGACCGCCCAGGGGACCCACCCCGACCCGCAGGCCGCCTGCGCGGCTCTCGCCACGACCGCAGGCACCTTCGACACCCTCCTGGCGTCGCCGGACTCGAACCGTGCCTGTCCGATGCACTACGCCCCCGTGACCGTCACCGCGGAAGGCGTCTGGCAGGGCAGCCGCGTCTCCTGGAAGCACACGTTCTCCAACGCGTGCACCATGTCCGTGACCTTCAACGGGAACCCCGTCTTCGCCTTCTGATCCCGCCGCCGACAGGTGCACGGCAGGGGCTTGCGCGGCCCCGCCGTGCCCCATGGGGCCCGGGGGCGACGCCCAGAACGTGACCGGCCGCCGTCACCGGGTTGCCGGACCATGGCTGACTCCATGCACAGGAAAAAAGTCAGCATCGGGGCTGGCAACGCCGCCTGCACACGAATGTCCGCCGGCTCCTCCGTCGGGGCGGATGGGGTCCGGTCGCTGGACCTGATCCTTGACCTCGGTTCGCTGCGGCGCGGACCCGGCGGACCCGTGGGCGGTCAGGGACGAGCATCCGCCGCGAACTCCTGGACCAAGCTCGGCGGAAACCCGAAGTGTTCTCCACCTCGTCTGAAGGCGCGCCAGGATTCCTCCGTGGCGGAGCGGTCCGGGAAGACCTCGACACTGAACCCCCGCGTCGCCTTCAGGGTCAGTGCGCCCGCCGGGTTCTGGAGAACACTCTCGATCTTGGGGCGGGCTCCGCCGAGAACGCGGCTGAGGAGCGCCGCCCGGCCGTCGCACGCGGTGGCGAAGTTGTCGAAGGCGTCAGCCTCCGCGTCGCCTCGTACGTACGTCATGTCCCGTGACCCGAGCAGTACCTGGTCCTCGTGGAGTACCCGGAAGGCGCACTGGATGTGCAGGGCGAGGTCCTCCCCCTGTTCGCCGGTGAGTTCTACTGCACCCATGTCCACGGCACGACCGACCGATCGGAGCACTGCCCCGGTCAGCAGCCGCCGAACGCCCGTCAACTCCGCGTCCGCACCCACTACCAACCCCTTGACCTCCATGACGATGACGCGATGGTAGTCGTACCCCCATGCCGGTGATCCGGTCGTGCAGGGCGCGGCGTTCGGCAAGGACGCCTGACGGTCGAGGGCGCGCTCGACGGAGGGCTCGACGGTTCGACGGCAGTGACGACCTCGTCGAAGGCGTTGCCGTACGGCGGTAACCCGCCTCGGGCACCT
Proteins encoded in this window:
- a CDS encoding alpha/beta fold hydrolase, translating into MGSPCRAAGRRRRAGAAVPPCGARGYARLVGEIVVVRDGRGPEVLLVHGGAGPRTTWGALAPLADRWTLAYVHRRGYPPSSPPRHGQDFEVDALDLAPLLVGRPHVVAHSYGVLGALIAAAAAPSGSVRSLTLIEPPLTHLVPDDPEVAWLERTGDAVLTHGMDTDPVELRKFLRLAGAPVGGGPLPEDVAAGVRRAHGGRLPSEARPRLDSIRAAGVPVLVASGGHAAAMERICDALATALRGERSVHPGAGHFVAAAPGFAARLETFMRNPGRARATSDS
- a CDS encoding dienelactone hydrolase family protein: MHFISETSSDGVCEQLFVLNEIPGVLWTPEGAAGTRPLILLGHGGGQHKKAPDILGLARRFVTECAFAVVAVDVPNHGDRPVDEKYNRIAVENQARIEAGEEPAPLIAAFQALVAQQTVPEWRTVLDAVQQLDHVGAGPVGYWGVSLGCGLGVPFVAAEPRVRAAVLGLGGSLASGADAARITVPVEFLVQWDDERVPRDQSLALFDAFASADKTLHANPGKHGDMPGFELDSSVTFFSRHLA
- a CDS encoding DUF4241 domain-containing protein, which translates into the protein MDTGTAAFVDVTRRTVIEDQLDEDLFTPLDGRFTVELPSTEHEPNLIAFRAGQGDGTYPVWIGRTDDGQVGCVVVDFQLHPAGRGE
- a CDS encoding subtilase-type protease inhibitor; this encodes MRRHIAAVSATALLSLACATGVAEAQPSSLYAPSALVLTVAQGEDAATVVRASTLSCAPTAQGTHPDPQAACAALATTAGTFDTLLASPDSNRACPMHYAPVTVTAEGVWQGSRVSWKHTFSNACTMSVTFNGNPVFAF